In Pseudomonas sp. P5_109, the genomic window CCACCGGCCCGGAGCCATGGATTGCCGCAGCGGCCCTGGCCCGTGAAACCCGTCGAATCAAATTCCTGATCGCGTTCCAGGCCACCTGGACCTTGCCGGCCTATGCCGCACAACAAGCGGCCATCCTGCAGAACCTCAGCCGCGGTCGCCTGGAGTGGAACATCATCACCGGTGGCAACCCGGCCAGTCAGCGCGCCAACGGCGATTTCCTCGGACATGATCTGCGCTACAAACGCACGGGTGAATTCCTCGACATCATCCAGGGCCTTTGGCAGAACGAACGCTTCTCCTACGAAGGCGATATCTACCAACTGGAGAACGGTGCCCTGCCCCATGGCCTGCAGAACGAGCGCAAACCCGGCGTGTACTTTTCCGGGTTCTCTGACGCCGCCCTTGATGTAGCCGCCAAACACGCCGACGTCTACCTGAACTGGGCCGAGCCCATCGACAAGCTCAAGCCGCATATCGATCGGGTACGCGAACTGGCGGACAAGCAGGGTCGTAGCGTGCGCTTTGGTCTGCGTGTCGACCTGTTCGCCCGGGAAACCGAAGAGCTGGCGTGGAAAGATTTGCGTCGCCAGTTCGACAAACTTGAAGGCAAGAGCAGCGTGGTCGCCAAGGGTTTCACCAGCGGCTCCGATTCGGTAGGTGGCGCACGGCAAACCGCCTACCACCAGAACATCGACCGCTTCGACGACCTGATCATCGGCCCAAACCTGTGGGCCGGCTTCGCCAAAGCCAAGCCGGGGCCAACCGTGGGCCTGGTGGGCAGCCACCAGAACATCGCCGAACGCCTGGTGGAGTACCGCGATGCCGGTTTCTCGACCTTCATCCTGGCGGGCAATCCTCACCTGGAAGAAGCCCTGCGTATCGGCCAGGAGGTACTGCCACTGGTGCACCAACGTCCTGCCGTACAACCGGCAACTCATTTGAAGGCCAGCGCCTGAGCGCTGCGGGAGAATCATTGATGACTCAAGCTCTGGACACCCTTTGGTACACCCGCTGCCCGGTACCCACCGGGCTGGGCATTGCCGTGCAAAAAGGCTGGCTGCAAGACACCGTCGGCGCGTTGGGCACGCAAGTGCAGTCGCTGCGCGAATCCACCGACAAGGCCGTGCGTGAATCGCACTTCGATCACACCCTGCGCAACTCGGTGCGCCACGGCGGCAACATCCCGGCCATCTGGGCCAGGGCCCAGGGCCGGGAGACACGGGTGATTGGCCTGTCCTGGGCCGATGAAGTGCAACTGATCCTGACCCTTCCCGACAGCGGCATCAAAACCGTCAAGGACCTCAAGGGCCGTCGTTTCGGCTTGCCCGACTGGGCCGGCGCGCAAATCGACTTTACCCGCGCCCAGGCCCTGCGCGGGCTGGAAAACGCCCTGAGCCTGGAAGGCCTGCAAGTTGGCGATGTGCAGCTGGTGAATTTTCGCTATGAAGGTACGTTCAGCGACCCGCAGGTCAGCACCGTAAACGGCACGCCGGTCAGTGCGCAGCGAGTCGAGGGGCGCAACCTGGAACTGGTGGGTCTGCTGCGCGGCGAGGTCGATGCAATCTTCCTCAAAGGCGCCAGCGCCGCCCGGCAGGCCCATGAGTTCGGCCTGCACACCGTCATCGACACCGGCTCGCACCCCGAGCCCCTGATTCGCAGCAACAATGGCACCCCGCGCACACTGGCCGTGGACCTGAACCTGCTGGATAACCATTTCGATGTCGCCACCGGCATTCTCGATTCCGTTCGACGCGCCGAACATTGGGCCCACACCCATCCGGAAGACACCCGCCGCTACCTGGCCCGGGAAACCAACAGCAGCGAGTACTGGGTCAGCGCCGCCTATGGCAACGATGCCCATCTGCGCTTGCGCACCGAACTGGATGAGCAGGCCATCGACGCCCTGCAGGACTTCACACACTTCCTGCATCGCTGGCGCTTCATCCCGAAAAGCTTCGACGTGCGCGACTGGATCGATCCTCGTCCGCTGGACGCGTTGCTGCAAACCCCTACCGCACTGGCAGGCTAACCCGCCAGGCTTCATGGATCGGCACTGAAGGACTTTATGAGCAAACCACTCGATACGCTTTGGTATACCCATAGCCCTGTTCCCACGGGGCTAGGCATCGCCGTGCAATCCGGTCGACTGGCGCAAGCCTTTGCGCCGTTCGGCACGAATATCCAATCCCTGCGCGAGTCCAGTGAGCGGGAAGTTCGCGAAGCCCATTACGACCATCACCTGAAAAACTCGGTGCGTCACGGCGGCAATATCCCGGCCATCTGGGCCTATGCCAGCGGCGTACAGACCCGCGTGCTGGGGCTGTCCTGGAGCGACGAGGTGCAGCTGATCCTGACCACCGCGGAATCCGGTGTGAAGAGCATTCGCGACTTGAAAAACCGCCGCTTCGGACTGCCGAAATGGGCCAACGTGCAGATCGACTTCACTCGCGCCCAGGCCCTGCGCGGCCTGGAAAATGCCCTCAAGCTCGAAGGCCTGGACGTGTCTGATGTCGAGTTGGTGGACTACCCCTATGGCGGCACCTACAGCGACGATCAGAAACAGCATGTCTACGGCTCGGAAGTCAGCCTCGACGTCACGCGCGTCAGCCGCCGCAACAACGAACTGATCGGCTTGTTGCGCGGCGACATCGATGCGATTTTTCTCAAGGGCGCGCACGCCGTGCACCTGGCCAACGAATTCGGTTTGCAGGTGGTCGTCGATACCGGCTCTCACCCCGACCCGCTGATTCGCTCGAACAACGGCACGCCACGGACCCTGACCGTGGACACTCACCTGCTGCATGAGCATTTCGACGCCAGCGTGAACATCGTTGATACCGTGCTGCGCACCGAGCAATGGGCCTGGGCCAACCCAGACGAAACCCGGCGTTTTCTCGCACGGGAACTCAACACCAGCGAGTACTGGGTCGCCGCCGCGTACGGCGAAGACGCCCATCGGCGCTTGCGCACGACACTGGATGCACGATCCATTGAAGCGTTGCAGGATTTCACTGATTTCCTGCATCGCTGGGACTTTATTCCGCGGCGTTTCGATGTGCGCGACTGGATCGATTTCAGCGTGCTGGAAAAGGTCATCGGCTCCACGTCACGATTGGCGGTTTGAGTTTTTCAGCGCCTGTCAGGACGTCATCGCCAGCAAGCCGGCTCCTACAATGTTTATTCCGTTTCAACGCAAAGCCTGTAGGAGCCGGCTTGCTGGCGATGGCGTCCGCAAGGCCAACGGATTGTTGGCCAGGCAACACTCCCTCACTCAACTCCTGCTGCTCCAGCAACACCCGCCAAGCAACTTCTGCTGAATGCCTGACAGGCACTTATCAGGAGACTGAATCCAACTAACAAACTCTAAAAAAATCCGCCGAACGCACAACTTATTCATACAATTAATCCTTTATTTTCAATACCTTGATAAAACTAACCACGCAAAAAAAGCACTTGGCACGATCTCTGCTCAACCCCCACTAGTGAAACTTTCCTGGGGGAGACTCAAATGCATAAACTTAATCCAATCACCAAAAGTATCTGGCTAACCTTGTTACTCGCCGGGGGCGGCGTCAGCGAGGGTTTGCTGGCAGCAGAAACCACAGAAACCGACAGCAGCAAATCGGCTGCGGAGCCTTCGCTGAAAACCGTGACCGTCACCGCGCAACACCGGGAGGAAACCCTGCAAGAGATTCCGGTGGCGGTGTCCGCGATCCAGGGCACCAGCCTGGTGGCCGACGGCGTGCGCAACATGGGCGACATCACCACCTTCGTTCCCAACACGTCGGCGAAAAACCCGGACGGCGATGGTCGCCCACGTTGGTACATCCGTGGTCTCGGTACCGGTGATACCGGCGCAGCCACCGTTTTCCCGGTGGGGATCTACGCCGATGACGTCTACCTCAACGCACCGGTTGCCGGCGGCGGGCCTCTGTTCGACCTGGAGCGCATCGAAATCCTGCGCGGGCCGCAAGGTACCCTGTACGGCAAGAACACCACCGCGGGCGCGGTGAACGTCATCTCGAAAAAACCAACCTTCGACACTGACGGCTTCGGCACGATCGGGTTTGGCACCAAGAACGAACGCATCGTCAGCGGCGCTCTGGGGGGAGCGCTGGTGGATGAAAAACTCGCGGCACGGGTCTCGCTGTACTCCGAGGAGCGTGACGGTTTCCAGGAAAACCTGGTCGATGACAACACCTATGGCGACGTCAACAAGAAAGCCGTCCGCCTGCAGTTTCTTGCTCAGATAAATGACGATCTCGAGGCACTGCTCAAGGTCCACAGCCGCGAATTCAAAGGCGACGGCAGCAACGGTTCGCTCGCGGTCGGGCGTTATTACAACGTTGGCTACGTAAGACCCAATGGACGCGATATCGCAATCAACGTCAATGAAGACT contains:
- a CDS encoding LLM class flavin-dependent oxidoreductase, with the protein product MSTEFFWRLPLGTDGPQLTTDKHNRGNPHYRPGNIAPGRLPNGEPDDFTYIDYIAQVAKAAELAGFEGALLPTGPEPWIAAAALARETRRIKFLIAFQATWTLPAYAAQQAAILQNLSRGRLEWNIITGGNPASQRANGDFLGHDLRYKRTGEFLDIIQGLWQNERFSYEGDIYQLENGALPHGLQNERKPGVYFSGFSDAALDVAAKHADVYLNWAEPIDKLKPHIDRVRELADKQGRSVRFGLRVDLFARETEELAWKDLRRQFDKLEGKSSVVAKGFTSGSDSVGGARQTAYHQNIDRFDDLIIGPNLWAGFAKAKPGPTVGLVGSHQNIAERLVEYRDAGFSTFILAGNPHLEEALRIGQEVLPLVHQRPAVQPATHLKASA
- a CDS encoding ABC transporter substrate-binding protein; this translates as MTQALDTLWYTRCPVPTGLGIAVQKGWLQDTVGALGTQVQSLRESTDKAVRESHFDHTLRNSVRHGGNIPAIWARAQGRETRVIGLSWADEVQLILTLPDSGIKTVKDLKGRRFGLPDWAGAQIDFTRAQALRGLENALSLEGLQVGDVQLVNFRYEGTFSDPQVSTVNGTPVSAQRVEGRNLELVGLLRGEVDAIFLKGASAARQAHEFGLHTVIDTGSHPEPLIRSNNGTPRTLAVDLNLLDNHFDVATGILDSVRRAEHWAHTHPEDTRRYLARETNSSEYWVSAAYGNDAHLRLRTELDEQAIDALQDFTHFLHRWRFIPKSFDVRDWIDPRPLDALLQTPTALAG
- a CDS encoding ABC transporter substrate-binding protein; translation: MSKPLDTLWYTHSPVPTGLGIAVQSGRLAQAFAPFGTNIQSLRESSEREVREAHYDHHLKNSVRHGGNIPAIWAYASGVQTRVLGLSWSDEVQLILTTAESGVKSIRDLKNRRFGLPKWANVQIDFTRAQALRGLENALKLEGLDVSDVELVDYPYGGTYSDDQKQHVYGSEVSLDVTRVSRRNNELIGLLRGDIDAIFLKGAHAVHLANEFGLQVVVDTGSHPDPLIRSNNGTPRTLTVDTHLLHEHFDASVNIVDTVLRTEQWAWANPDETRRFLARELNTSEYWVAAAYGEDAHRRLRTTLDARSIEALQDFTDFLHRWDFIPRRFDVRDWIDFSVLEKVIGSTSRLAV